A genomic stretch from Bradyrhizobium quebecense includes:
- a CDS encoding SPW repeat domain-containing protein, protein MRIQHWQDAVSLLVGVWLVASPFALGFSGAALWISIALGLGVVLFAIEAFIIPSYLEEWGEMLMGLALVLAPWTFSYEHGSATTSSVLAGIAVIVLACWELTMDRDFAIWWHDRWHHRAG, encoded by the coding sequence ATGCGCATTCAACACTGGCAGGATGCTGTCAGCCTGTTGGTTGGCGTCTGGCTGGTCGCGTCGCCGTTTGCCCTGGGCTTCTCCGGGGCAGCTCTTTGGATCTCCATCGCACTTGGATTGGGCGTCGTGCTGTTTGCCATCGAGGCATTCATCATTCCGTCCTATCTGGAGGAATGGGGCGAGATGCTGATGGGGCTGGCCCTGGTGCTGGCACCCTGGACGTTCAGCTACGAACATGGATCGGCCACGACGAGCAGCGTGCTCGCCGGCATCGCGGTGATCGTGCTCGCTTGCTGGGAGCTGACGATGGATCGTGATTTTGCCATTTGGTGGCACGATCGCTGGCATCACCGGGCTGGCTGA
- the lexA gene encoding transcriptional repressor LexA → MLTRKQYELLRFINERLKEAGVPPSFDEMKDALDLRSKSGIHRLITALEERGFIRRLPNRARAIEVIKLPELSAGGGNGRRGFTPSVIEGTLGKRTSTPPIAEDDGNRPVAVPVMGRIAAGTPIEALQTRSHTISVPPDMLGSGEHYALEVRGDSMVDAGILDGDMALIQRNDVANTGDIVVALIDEEEATLKRFRRRGASIALEPANTAYEVRILPPNRVRIQGKLIGLYRKY, encoded by the coding sequence ATGCTCACGCGCAAACAGTACGAACTTCTGCGTTTCATCAATGAACGTCTGAAAGAGGCCGGCGTACCGCCCTCGTTCGACGAGATGAAGGATGCGCTCGACCTGCGCTCGAAATCCGGAATCCACCGCCTGATCACTGCGCTGGAAGAGCGCGGCTTCATCCGCCGCCTGCCCAACCGCGCCCGCGCCATCGAGGTCATCAAGCTGCCCGAGCTCTCGGCCGGCGGCGGTAACGGCCGCCGCGGCTTCACCCCGAGCGTGATCGAAGGCACCCTCGGCAAGCGCACCAGCACGCCGCCGATCGCCGAGGACGACGGCAACCGTCCGGTCGCGGTCCCCGTGATGGGCCGGATCGCCGCCGGTACGCCGATCGAGGCACTACAGACCCGCAGCCACACCATTAGCGTACCGCCCGACATGCTCGGCTCCGGCGAGCACTATGCGCTGGAAGTGCGCGGCGACTCGATGGTCGATGCCGGCATCCTCGACGGCGACATGGCGCTGATCCAGCGCAACGACGTCGCCAACACCGGCGACATCGTGGTGGCGCTGATCGACGAGGAGGAAGCCACCCTGAAGCGCTTCCGCCGCCGCGGCGCATCAATCGCTCTGGAGCCGGCCAACACCGCCTATGAAGTGCGCATCCTGCCGCCGAACCGGGTGCGCATCCAGGGCAAGCTGATCGGCCTCTATCGCAAATACTGA
- the thrS gene encoding threonine--tRNA ligase, translating into MDDLDHRSLGTRLDLWHIQEDAPGMVFWHPRGNTLYRVLEDYIRRKMRRLGYAEVRTPQLLPRDLWIQSGHWEKFGAHMFGFADGERAMALKPMSCPCHVQIFNKGLRSWRDLPLRYAEFGVCHRDEPSGSLHGLMRTRGFEQDDAHVFCREQDVPNEVARFVALLSEVYAEFGFPAPEVSLSTRPAARAGSDELWDWAEATLAAAARQCGLSYEIQPGEGAFYGPKLEFALRDRLGRSWQCGTVQLDSVLPGRLNASYVGPDGDRANPVMIHHAVFGSIGRVIAMLLEHHAGALPFWLSPDQVAVAPISRDHSGYAVKVLDALEAEGIRGVLFASADTLSRRIVAAHEAGIPVVAVVGQREAQQGTVSLRERAGAVSVLPLDDAVRALRQRACPGQVAD; encoded by the coding sequence ATGGACGATCTCGATCACAGAAGCCTCGGAACGCGTCTCGATCTCTGGCACATCCAGGAGGATGCGCCAGGGATGGTGTTCTGGCATCCGCGTGGCAACACGCTTTATCGCGTCCTGGAGGACTACATCCGCCGCAAGATGCGCCGGTTGGGCTATGCCGAGGTTCGAACGCCTCAGCTGCTGCCCCGCGACCTCTGGATTCAAAGCGGCCATTGGGAGAAATTCGGCGCGCACATGTTCGGCTTTGCCGACGGCGAGCGCGCAATGGCGCTCAAGCCGATGTCCTGTCCCTGCCACGTCCAGATCTTCAACAAGGGCCTTCGTTCCTGGCGCGACCTGCCGCTGCGCTACGCCGAGTTCGGCGTCTGTCACCGCGATGAGCCGTCAGGCTCGCTGCACGGACTGATGCGCACGCGCGGCTTCGAGCAGGACGACGCCCATGTGTTCTGCCGCGAGCAGGACGTGCCCAATGAAGTCGCCCGCTTCGTTGCGCTCCTCTCGGAAGTCTATGCCGAGTTCGGCTTCCCGGCGCCCGAGGTGTCGCTCTCCACCCGGCCGGCCGCGCGCGCCGGCTCGGACGAATTATGGGATTGGGCGGAAGCGACCCTTGCCGCGGCGGCGCGCCAATGCGGCCTGTCGTACGAGATCCAGCCCGGCGAAGGCGCTTTCTATGGGCCGAAGCTGGAGTTCGCGCTGCGCGACCGGCTGGGCCGATCCTGGCAATGCGGAACGGTTCAACTCGACAGCGTTCTGCCGGGCCGTCTCAACGCGTCCTATGTCGGACCGGACGGCGATCGCGCGAACCCGGTGATGATCCACCATGCCGTATTCGGTTCAATCGGTCGCGTCATCGCGATGCTGCTTGAACATCATGCCGGCGCGCTGCCGTTCTGGCTGTCGCCGGACCAGGTCGCGGTCGCGCCGATCTCGCGTGATCACTCCGGATACGCGGTCAAGGTTCTCGATGCGCTCGAAGCTGAAGGCATCAGAGGCGTCCTGTTCGCCAGCGCCGACACCCTGTCGCGACGGATCGTTGCCGCACACGAAGCGGGCATTCCAGTCGTGGCCGTCGTCGGGCAGCGTGAAGCGCAACAAGGCACCGTGAGCCTCCGCGAGCGCGCCGGGGCCGTTTCCGTTTTGCCGCTGGATGACGCCGTCCGGGCGCTTCGACAGCGTGCTTGTCCGGGTCAGGTCGCCGACTGA
- the glp gene encoding gephyrin-like molybdotransferase Glp, with protein MALMPVADALSAVLAGAEPLPEEMVALDAAYHRTLARDLAARRTQPPQPMSAMDGYAVRAADAGDLKVRLKVIGEVAAGRPFERTVGPGEAVRIFTGGVIPDGADAVIIQEDTAVDGDHITITEAATAGRHIRPAGVDFREGDVLLDAGSRLSDRALSLAAAMNYPDLPVHRRPKVAVLATGDELVMPGSTPGPGQIVYSNGYALRALARAEGAETVDLGVAADTVEATTAGIRRARETGADILITTGGASVGDHDLVKQSLEAEGVAMAFWRIAMRPGKPMMHGRLGAMRVIGLPGNPVSSYVCAFLFLVPLIRALSGRKAIHHRRASAVLGRDLAANDQREDYLRARLEEREDGTLIATPVMQQDSSLLGNLAAARALLVRPPFAPAAGKGSECEILTLPE; from the coding sequence GTGGCCCTGATGCCGGTTGCCGATGCCCTGTCCGCCGTCCTCGCCGGCGCCGAACCGCTGCCGGAGGAGATGGTCGCGCTCGATGCCGCCTACCACCGCACCCTGGCGCGCGACCTCGCCGCCCGGCGCACCCAGCCGCCGCAGCCGATGTCGGCGATGGACGGCTATGCCGTGCGCGCGGCCGACGCTGGTGATCTGAAGGTCCGGCTCAAAGTGATCGGCGAAGTCGCCGCCGGCCGGCCGTTCGAGCGCACGGTCGGCCCCGGCGAAGCGGTGCGGATCTTCACCGGCGGCGTGATCCCCGATGGCGCCGACGCCGTCATCATCCAGGAAGACACCGCCGTCGACGGCGACCACATCACGATTACCGAGGCCGCAACCGCCGGACGGCACATCCGCCCGGCCGGCGTCGACTTCCGTGAAGGCGACGTGCTGCTCGATGCCGGCAGCCGCCTCTCCGATCGCGCGCTGTCGCTGGCGGCCGCCATGAACTATCCGGACCTCCCGGTGCACCGCCGTCCGAAGGTCGCGGTGCTGGCGACCGGCGACGAGCTGGTGATGCCGGGCTCGACGCCCGGCCCCGGCCAGATCGTCTATTCCAACGGCTATGCGCTGCGGGCGCTGGCGCGCGCCGAAGGCGCCGAGACCGTCGATCTCGGGGTTGCCGCCGACACGGTGGAGGCCACCACCGCCGGTATCCGCCGGGCGCGCGAGACCGGTGCCGACATCCTGATCACGACCGGCGGCGCCTCGGTTGGCGACCACGACCTGGTCAAGCAGTCGCTGGAGGCCGAGGGCGTCGCGATGGCGTTCTGGCGGATCGCGATGCGGCCCGGCAAGCCGATGATGCATGGCCGGCTCGGCGCGATGCGGGTGATCGGCCTGCCCGGCAATCCGGTGTCCTCCTATGTCTGCGCCTTCCTGTTTCTGGTGCCGTTGATTCGGGCACTGAGCGGCCGAAAAGCGATTCATCACCGCCGCGCGAGCGCAGTGCTCGGCCGCGACCTCGCCGCCAACGACCAGCGCGAGGACTATCTGCGCGCACGCCTCGAGGAGCGCGAGGACGGCACGCTGATCGCAACGCCTGTGATGCAGCAGGACTCGTCGCTGCTCGGGAATCTCGCTGCGGCACGGGCACTTCTCGTGCGTCCGCCGTTTGCGCCTGCCGCCGGCAAAGGCAGCGAATGCGAGATCCTGACGCTGCCCGAGTGA
- a CDS encoding response regulator transcription factor, translating to MSTAARTILLVDDHAVVREGYRAMLQKQPGLAVVAEASDGVEAYRLYKETGPDLVIMDLSMPGIGGIEAIRRLRQWDKRAKILVFTMHQNAAFAVQAIRAGASGYVTKTSPPETLVHAVMDALSGKIAISPDIDHELALSHLASESAAADLLTAREFEVLRMLLAEKTTDEIAEALHLSPKTVANLHSMIKDKLGVGTDIELVRLALRQGILTPIDLGER from the coding sequence ATGAGCACTGCGGCGCGAACCATCCTGCTGGTCGATGACCACGCCGTCGTTCGGGAGGGCTACCGGGCAATGCTTCAGAAGCAGCCGGGCCTCGCCGTCGTCGCCGAAGCCTCCGACGGCGTCGAGGCCTACCGCCTCTACAAGGAGACCGGGCCCGACCTCGTCATCATGGACCTGTCGATGCCCGGCATCGGCGGCATCGAGGCCATCCGGCGCCTCAGGCAGTGGGACAAGCGGGCAAAGATCCTGGTGTTCACCATGCACCAGAACGCGGCCTTTGCCGTGCAGGCGATCCGCGCCGGCGCGAGCGGCTATGTCACCAAGACCAGTCCGCCGGAGACGCTGGTGCACGCCGTGATGGATGCGCTGTCGGGCAAGATCGCGATCAGCCCGGATATCGACCACGAACTCGCGCTTAGCCACCTCGCCAGCGAGAGCGCCGCTGCCGATCTCCTGACCGCACGGGAATTCGAGGTGCTGCGCATGCTGCTCGCGGAAAAGACCACCGACGAGATCGCCGAGGCGCTGCATCTCAGCCCCAAGACGGTCGCGAACCTACATTCCATGATCAAGGACAAGCTCGGCGTCGGCACGGACATCGAGTTGGTCCGCCTTGCGCTGCGGCAAGGCATCCTCACGCCGATCGATCTGGGCGAACGGTGA
- a CDS encoding ComEC/Rec2 family competence protein, with protein sequence MAEQSTTPGGRRGYAGTWPPRAAAPVGGYIPVRASTWRPLVETLRQWARAETGAGRLLPWVSVAFGTGIAFYFAAEHEPVLSVAATVAIALCLLALLLRRRSVFPAVVMLAAVAAGFATATWKTARIAHGVLARPIFSVALTGFVETRDVREKTDRFVLRVVSMESQREVPKLERVRLSVKKGTAPEVGSFVELKARLMPPLGPQRPGSYDFGRDLYFQGIGASGFAMGAVKTREPPATGGLALRYAAFMQWLRDAIDARIRTTLDGDQRAIATALLTGRRDAITTPVNDAMFISGLGHVLSISGYHMAVVAGVVFFTIRALLALFPALTAGHPIKKWAAAAALVAAAFYLLLSGAEVATQRSFFMTAVVLIAVIVDRRAITFRTLAVAALIVLAIAPEALVHPSFQMSFAATLGLVALVQIGLPNLLASPDHSATARVALWGGRELTMLMLASLVAGLATTPYAAFHFHRVTPYGLLANLAAMPVVSAVVMPAGLLGLLAMPFGFDGVFWAIMGFGIDWMILVTQWVAALPGAVGRMAAFGVGPMIVASAGLVLLGLLRTPLRWSGAVLLVVASVWAVRVPQPDVLVSADGRNVAVRGGDGRLHVMHSAKDAFLVKEWLAADADARTATDSSLGEGVSCDPSGCVTQGPGGSFVALASRPEALADDCERAALIVTARPAPRDCAASVIDAERLRRHGALVLRRIRDGYAIDAVKPGGIDRPWSPAVPGDGESETTLRAPASAPRPAVDATPAETDLQGED encoded by the coding sequence ATGGCGGAGCAGAGTACGACGCCGGGCGGCAGACGCGGCTACGCGGGGACATGGCCGCCGCGCGCGGCTGCGCCGGTCGGTGGCTATATTCCGGTGCGCGCCAGCACCTGGCGGCCTCTCGTCGAGACATTGCGGCAATGGGCGCGTGCGGAGACGGGGGCCGGGCGGCTGTTGCCGTGGGTGTCGGTGGCGTTCGGCACCGGCATTGCATTCTATTTTGCGGCCGAGCACGAGCCGGTGCTGTCGGTCGCGGCGACCGTCGCAATCGCGCTCTGCCTGCTGGCGTTGCTGCTTCGGCGGCGCAGCGTGTTTCCCGCCGTCGTGATGCTGGCGGCGGTCGCGGCGGGCTTTGCGACCGCGACATGGAAGACCGCGCGGATCGCCCATGGCGTGCTGGCGCGGCCGATATTTTCCGTGGCACTGACCGGTTTTGTCGAGACACGCGACGTCCGCGAGAAGACCGACCGCTTCGTGCTGCGCGTCGTGTCGATGGAAAGCCAGCGCGAGGTGCCAAAACTCGAGCGCGTCAGACTCTCGGTGAAGAAGGGCACCGCGCCCGAGGTCGGCAGCTTCGTCGAATTGAAGGCGCGGCTGATGCCGCCGCTGGGGCCGCAGCGGCCGGGCTCCTATGATTTCGGCCGCGATCTCTATTTCCAGGGTATCGGAGCATCCGGTTTCGCAATGGGCGCGGTGAAGACCAGGGAGCCGCCGGCAACTGGTGGCCTTGCGTTGCGCTATGCCGCCTTCATGCAGTGGCTGCGCGATGCCATCGACGCGCGCATCCGCACCACCCTCGACGGGGATCAGCGCGCGATCGCAACCGCGCTGCTCACCGGCCGGCGCGATGCGATCACGACGCCGGTCAACGACGCGATGTTCATCTCGGGCCTCGGCCACGTGCTGTCGATTTCCGGCTACCACATGGCCGTGGTCGCGGGTGTCGTGTTCTTCACTATCCGCGCGCTGCTTGCGCTGTTTCCGGCGCTGACGGCGGGACACCCGATCAAGAAATGGGCGGCGGCGGCCGCGCTCGTCGCGGCGGCGTTCTACCTGCTGCTGTCGGGAGCGGAGGTCGCGACCCAGCGATCGTTCTTCATGACGGCCGTGGTGCTGATCGCGGTGATCGTCGACCGCCGCGCGATCACCTTCCGCACGCTGGCGGTGGCGGCGCTGATCGTGCTCGCGATCGCGCCGGAAGCGCTGGTGCATCCGAGCTTTCAGATGTCGTTTGCAGCAACGCTCGGGCTGGTGGCGCTGGTGCAGATCGGGCTGCCGAACCTGCTGGCGTCACCCGATCATTCGGCGACCGCGCGGGTTGCGCTGTGGGGCGGGCGCGAGCTCACGATGCTGATGCTGGCCTCGCTGGTGGCGGGGCTCGCGACCACGCCCTACGCCGCGTTCCATTTCCACCGCGTGACGCCCTACGGGCTGCTGGCGAACCTTGCGGCGATGCCGGTGGTGTCGGCGGTCGTGATGCCGGCCGGCCTGCTCGGGCTGCTCGCCATGCCGTTCGGCTTCGACGGGGTGTTCTGGGCGATCATGGGTTTCGGCATCGACTGGATGATCCTGGTGACGCAATGGGTCGCGGCGCTCCCGGGCGCAGTCGGCCGGATGGCGGCGTTCGGGGTCGGACCGATGATCGTGGCGAGCGCCGGCCTCGTCCTTCTCGGGCTGTTGCGCACGCCGCTGCGCTGGTCGGGTGCCGTGCTGCTGGTGGTCGCCTCGGTCTGGGCTGTGCGGGTGCCGCAGCCGGACGTGCTGGTCTCCGCCGACGGCCGCAACGTCGCAGTGCGGGGCGGCGACGGCCGGCTGCATGTGATGCACAGCGCGAAGGACGCATTTCTGGTCAAGGAGTGGCTGGCAGCGGATGCTGACGCGCGGACCGCCACGGATTCCTCGCTCGGCGAGGGCGTCTCCTGCGATCCGAGCGGCTGCGTGACGCAAGGGCCGGGCGGCTCCTTCGTTGCGCTGGCGAGCCGGCCCGAGGCGCTGGCCGACGACTGCGAGCGTGCGGCGCTGATCGTGACCGCGCGGCCGGCACCGCGGGACTGCGCGGCCTCGGTGATCGATGCCGAGCGGCTGCGGCGCCACGGCGCGCTGGTGCTGCGGCGCATCAGGGACGGCTACGCCATCGATGCGGTCAAGCCCGGAGGGATCGACCGGCCATGGTCGCCAGCGGTTCCCGGCGATGGCGAGAGCGAGACCACGCTGCGCGCACCCGCCAGCGCCCCCCGGCCTGCCGTCGATGCGACGCCGGCCGAGACCGATTTGCAGGGCGAGGATTAG
- a CDS encoding sensor histidine kinase — protein sequence MWNWSGSDLKLRLTLRVAAVSMLCFAAISGYFLIEADRSVRARIAAVADVAARTLELQQSKIQWLNNPRSDFPDLDSVATSVMAPGLCLAFRSNSGEISQRFCGGTQTDTAAPPQAFAALYRRLFDPGRETVRPVISRGQAIGQAVVWVDPAVLTTEAWHDAGRLMAVLMIALPLLCALVYAALSRALRPTRLIRDGLERIAAGDLAARLPPFNLAELSAIGDVFNHLAERLTTALSDRNALTQKLIVVQDEERRHLARELHDEFGQSLAAIRALAASARLTAAQDCPTLLAECDGIARTATDMMETLRGALFRLRPPDVDELGLAASLEGLIAGWNGRSRGQPRFEIVISGSFERIATSTGANLYRIVQEALTNAAKHAGATRVMLRLEMRETASAGGGGEIVLAIDDDGRPGDPQGDPQVKSGMGLLGMRERVAALGGRLNFEAGQSAGSSLRVSVPVAAGREAAFVERAA from the coding sequence ATGTGGAATTGGTCCGGAAGCGATCTGAAGCTGCGGCTGACGTTGCGTGTGGCTGCGGTGTCGATGCTCTGCTTTGCCGCGATCTCCGGCTACTTCCTGATCGAGGCCGACCGCTCGGTGCGCGCCAGGATCGCTGCCGTTGCCGATGTCGCCGCCAGGACGCTGGAGCTGCAGCAAAGCAAGATCCAGTGGCTGAACAATCCGCGCTCCGATTTCCCCGATCTCGACAGCGTTGCCACCTCGGTCATGGCGCCCGGCCTGTGCCTCGCGTTTCGCAGCAATAGCGGCGAGATCAGCCAGCGCTTCTGCGGCGGCACGCAGACCGATACGGCCGCGCCGCCGCAGGCCTTTGCGGCGCTCTATCGCCGCCTGTTCGATCCCGGCCGGGAGACCGTGCGCCCGGTGATTTCGCGCGGCCAAGCGATCGGTCAGGCCGTGGTCTGGGTCGATCCGGCGGTGCTGACGACTGAGGCCTGGCACGATGCCGGCCGGCTGATGGCGGTGCTCATGATCGCGCTGCCGCTGCTCTGCGCGCTGGTCTATGCGGCGCTGTCGCGTGCGCTGCGTCCGACGCGGCTGATCCGCGACGGGCTTGAGCGGATCGCCGCAGGCGACCTTGCCGCGCGCCTGCCGCCGTTCAATCTCGCCGAATTGTCGGCGATCGGCGACGTCTTCAACCATCTCGCCGAGCGCCTCACCACTGCGCTATCCGACCGCAATGCGCTGACGCAGAAACTGATCGTGGTGCAGGACGAGGAACGCCGGCATCTCGCGCGCGAGCTGCACGACGAGTTCGGGCAATCGCTGGCCGCGATCCGCGCGCTCGCCGCCTCGGCGCGCCTGACCGCGGCGCAGGATTGCCCTACCTTGCTCGCCGAATGCGACGGCATCGCGCGGACCGCGACCGACATGATGGAGACGTTGCGCGGCGCCCTGTTCAGGTTGCGCCCGCCCGACGTCGACGAACTCGGCCTTGCAGCCAGTCTGGAGGGCCTGATCGCCGGCTGGAACGGCCGCAGTCGGGGACAGCCGCGGTTCGAGATCGTCATATCGGGATCGTTCGAGCGCATCGCCACCTCCACCGGCGCCAACCTCTACCGCATCGTGCAGGAGGCGCTCACCAACGCGGCCAAGCACGCCGGCGCCACCCGCGTCATGCTGCGGCTTGAGATGCGCGAGACGGCTTCGGCCGGCGGCGGCGGCGAAATCGTGCTCGCGATCGACGATGATGGCAGGCCCGGCGATCCCCAGGGCGATCCTCAAGTGAAGTCCGGCATGGGCCTGCTCGGTATGCGCGAGCGGGTCGCCGCGCTCGGCGGGCGGCTGAACTTCGAAGCCGGCCAGTCCGCCGGCTCTTCGCTCCGTGTCAGCGTTCCCGTCGCGGCCGGCCGAGAGGCCGCATTTGTGGAACGCGCGGCATGA
- a CDS encoding HAD family hydrolase, with translation MTSQLSPDSVDVLLFDIGRVVLDIDFEKVMAHWARHAGCAPADLATRFVVDDSFKHHEIGRIDDAAFFANLRRTLGINLTDAQFLEGWNAIFAGEMPGIAPLLATAAKWMPLYAFSNTNPAHVAHFSVLHTELLSHFRTVFLSSTIGFRKPDAEAYDHVVKAIGVPASRILFFDDLAANIEGARARGLHAIHVTSTDDVARALTALGIEHLD, from the coding sequence ATGACCTCGCAACTCTCTCCCGATTCCGTCGACGTGCTGCTGTTCGATATCGGCCGCGTCGTACTCGACATCGACTTCGAGAAGGTGATGGCGCACTGGGCGCGGCATGCCGGCTGCGCGCCGGCCGACCTCGCGACGCGATTTGTCGTCGACGACAGCTTCAAGCATCATGAGATCGGCCGGATCGACGACGCGGCGTTCTTCGCAAACCTGCGCCGGACGCTCGGCATCAACCTCACCGATGCGCAGTTCCTCGAAGGCTGGAATGCGATCTTCGCCGGCGAGATGCCGGGGATTGCACCCCTGCTCGCGACCGCCGCGAAGTGGATGCCGCTCTACGCCTTCTCCAACACCAATCCGGCCCACGTCGCGCATTTCTCCGTCCTCCATACCGAGCTGCTCAGCCATTTCCGCACCGTCTTCCTGTCCTCGACGATCGGCTTTCGGAAACCCGACGCCGAGGCCTACGATCATGTGGTAAAAGCCATCGGCGTGCCGGCGTCGCGGATCCTGTTCTTCGACGATCTGGCCGCCAACATCGAGGGCGCGCGGGCGCGCGGCCTTCATGCCATCCACGTGACATCGACGGATGACGTGGCGAGGGCTCTGACTGCACTTGGTATTGAACATTTGGATTGA
- a CDS encoding MFS transporter has protein sequence MAIQVPSDFRRVIVAASVGNIIEWYDFYIFGSLAAVLSVKFFEQSHPVAALLSTIALFTAGFLIRPLGAFLFGWMGDRVGRKYTFLITLSGMGLGTGAIGLIPTYQSIGLTAAFVLFGLRMIQGLCLGGEYGGAITYVAEHVPDDRRGYYTGWLQTSPTLGIVVSLAVIVLTRTWAGNQAFDEWAWRVPFLVSFVLVAIAIYIRLQLQETPIFQEIKARGQMTRNPWREAFLSTNIKYILIAIVVLIGQGVVWYSGQFWALYFLQQVSKVDPVTSAYIVGAALLIATPSLIFFGWLSDQIGRKSVILGGMLLAALTYYPLYLWLGMVTQPGHINYPVAVFIIFILVCYVGMVYGPVGAFLAEFFPARIRYTSVSVPYHIGNGWGGGLVPFITSAAFAATGSIGYALIYPIVVPAVCFVIALFIMPETRKTRIWEQIEARAAS, from the coding sequence ATGGCAATTCAAGTACCGAGCGATTTTCGTCGCGTGATTGTCGCTGCGTCGGTGGGAAACATCATTGAATGGTACGACTTCTACATTTTTGGCAGCCTGGCCGCAGTTCTGTCGGTCAAATTCTTTGAGCAATCCCACCCCGTCGCAGCCCTGCTGAGCACGATCGCGCTGTTCACTGCGGGATTCCTGATCCGTCCGCTGGGGGCTTTCCTGTTCGGATGGATGGGCGATCGGGTCGGCCGCAAATATACATTTCTCATTACGCTGAGCGGAATGGGACTGGGGACGGGCGCGATCGGACTGATCCCAACCTATCAGTCGATCGGCCTGACGGCCGCATTCGTTCTGTTCGGCTTGCGGATGATCCAGGGTCTCTGCCTGGGCGGCGAATATGGCGGCGCCATCACCTATGTCGCCGAGCATGTTCCGGACGACCGCCGCGGCTACTACACAGGCTGGCTGCAAACCTCGCCGACGCTCGGGATCGTGGTGTCGCTGGCCGTGATCGTCCTGACCCGGACCTGGGCCGGCAATCAGGCCTTCGACGAATGGGCGTGGCGCGTTCCGTTCCTGGTCTCGTTCGTGCTGGTCGCGATCGCCATCTACATCCGCCTCCAGCTCCAGGAGACGCCGATTTTCCAGGAGATCAAGGCACGCGGACAGATGACCAGGAATCCCTGGCGGGAAGCCTTCCTCAGCACCAACATCAAGTACATCTTGATCGCCATCGTCGTCCTGATCGGACAGGGCGTGGTCTGGTACAGCGGTCAATTCTGGGCACTGTACTTCCTGCAGCAGGTCTCCAAGGTCGATCCGGTTACCTCGGCCTATATCGTCGGAGCCGCACTGCTGATCGCAACGCCGAGCCTGATCTTCTTTGGCTGGCTGTCGGACCAGATCGGCCGCAAATCCGTGATCCTCGGAGGAATGCTGCTTGCCGCGCTCACCTACTATCCGCTGTACCTGTGGCTCGGCATGGTCACGCAGCCGGGACACATCAACTATCCGGTCGCCGTCTTCATCATCTTCATCCTCGTCTGCTACGTCGGGATGGTGTACGGGCCGGTCGGCGCGTTCCTGGCGGAGTTCTTCCCGGCCAGGATCAGGTACACCTCGGTCTCGGTGCCGTATCATATCGGCAACGGTTGGGGCGGCGGATTGGTGCCGTTCATCACATCGGCCGCCTTCGCAGCGACTGGCAGCATCGGCTACGCGCTGATCTACCCGATTGTCGTTCCCGCGGTGTGCTTCGTGATCGCCCTCTTCATCATGCCGGAGACACGTAAGACCAGAATTTGGGAGCAGATCGAGGCGCGAGCCGCATCGTGA
- a CDS encoding YybH family protein, whose product MLDEADDIASAIIARWSAGFGKLDADTLAALYSQHAFFFGSNPTLYRGRDGVKAYFNGLPRWHAPRVQFSEVRTERVNDGLVNMAAIASFFLDGDVPSLAVKITWVIAREHGDWKIVCHHVSSQTPLI is encoded by the coding sequence ATGCTTGACGAAGCCGACGATATCGCCTCCGCCATCATCGCCAGATGGTCCGCAGGTTTCGGCAAGCTCGATGCGGATACGCTTGCTGCGCTCTATTCGCAGCACGCGTTCTTCTTCGGCTCGAACCCGACGCTGTATCGTGGCCGCGACGGCGTGAAGGCCTATTTTAATGGTCTGCCGCGCTGGCACGCGCCGCGCGTCCAATTCAGCGAGGTCAGGACGGAGCGGGTCAATGACGGCCTCGTCAACATGGCTGCTATCGCGTCCTTTTTCCTCGACGGCGATGTGCCCTCGCTCGCCGTCAAGATCACCTGGGTGATCGCGCGCGAGCACGGCGACTGGAAGATCGTCTGCCATCACGTCTCGTCGCAGACACCGCTGATCTAG